From the Cupriavidus necator N-1 genome, one window contains:
- a CDS encoding LysR family transcriptional regulator — protein MDRLVSMQAFTRVVDVGSFARAAESMDLPKATLTRLIQNLETHLGVKLLHRTTRRISVTNDGAAYYERCVRILADVEEAEQSLTRQNNSPRGTLSVDTTAGLAQLVLVPHLHEFFQAYPDLKLNLTINGKPIDLLQEGVDVVLRVGTPVEESMVARRIGHVQLAFYASPIYLNRFGTPHDLAELAQHKAVNFLSNRTGREMPWPMARGMERSEVLLPSAISTNDADVYMGCALEGHGVARVSRAMAEPYVASGRLVEIMTDWQTEELPISAMYPQNRHLSAKVRVFVNWAADLFSRHPHFGAAQQRLAVAA, from the coding sequence ATGGACCGTCTCGTATCAATGCAGGCATTCACCCGGGTCGTGGACGTCGGCAGCTTTGCGCGCGCCGCGGAATCGATGGACTTGCCCAAGGCCACGCTGACCCGCCTGATCCAGAACCTGGAAACCCACCTGGGCGTCAAGCTGCTGCACCGGACCACGCGCCGCATCAGCGTGACCAACGACGGCGCGGCCTATTACGAACGGTGCGTGCGCATCCTGGCCGATGTCGAGGAGGCCGAGCAGTCGCTGACGCGGCAGAATAACTCGCCGCGCGGCACGCTGTCGGTGGACACCACCGCGGGGCTGGCGCAGCTGGTGCTGGTGCCCCACCTGCATGAATTCTTCCAGGCCTACCCGGACCTGAAGCTGAACCTGACCATCAACGGCAAGCCGATCGACCTGCTGCAGGAAGGCGTGGACGTGGTGCTGCGCGTGGGCACGCCGGTCGAGGAATCCATGGTGGCCCGCCGCATCGGCCATGTGCAACTGGCGTTCTACGCCTCGCCGATCTACCTGAACCGCTTCGGCACCCCACACGACCTGGCCGAGCTGGCCCAGCACAAGGCGGTCAATTTCCTGTCCAACCGCACCGGCCGTGAGATGCCGTGGCCCATGGCGCGCGGCATGGAGCGCAGCGAGGTGTTGCTGCCATCGGCCATTTCCACCAACGATGCCGATGTCTACATGGGCTGCGCGCTGGAAGGCCACGGCGTGGCACGGGTCTCGCGCGCCATGGCCGAGCCCTATGTGGCCAGCGGCCGGCTGGTGGAGATCATGACCGACTGGCAGACCGAAGAACTGCCGATCTCGGCGATGTATCCGCAGAACCGGCACCTGTCGGCCAAGGTGCGGGTGTTCGTCAACTGGGCAGCGGACCTGTTCTCGCGCCACCCGCACTTTGGTGCGGCACAGCAGCGGCTGGCGGTCGCGGCCTGA
- a CDS encoding alpha/beta hydrolase produces MSQKPGQRPDAASAATAPTAAGQGQARVAEHTVTSDGREILVRVCYPAGYPAPGAEGAPLLPWLVYLHAGGFVEGGLEHACKLVQDLATTVPAVVVTPAYSLAPDHPFPAAPEDAHSTVQWVLRNARRLKLDKTRFALVGEEAGGNLAIALAQMLRDRGTAQPRGQWLIRPVTDPCLQHASCAGFDGGQVPMDTLRRLADNYRDYLPTPADTVHPYAAPALASRLAGLPPTLVQVAEYDALRAEGEAFAGRLAKAGVPAQAMIMPGACGDGVEEAHDSCQAWVDEGARFLRRCLAAADDTSSLTERRADANASRPGAKPAG; encoded by the coding sequence ATGTCCCAGAAGCCAGGCCAACGCCCTGATGCAGCCAGCGCCGCCACTGCCCCCACGGCAGCCGGGCAGGGGCAGGCGCGCGTGGCCGAGCATACGGTGACCAGCGACGGGCGCGAGATCCTGGTGCGGGTGTGCTACCCGGCGGGCTATCCGGCGCCGGGTGCCGAGGGCGCGCCCCTGCTGCCCTGGCTGGTGTACCTGCATGCCGGCGGCTTTGTCGAAGGCGGCCTGGAACACGCATGCAAGCTGGTGCAGGACCTGGCCACCACGGTGCCGGCGGTGGTGGTAACGCCGGCGTATTCGCTGGCGCCGGACCATCCGTTCCCGGCGGCGCCGGAGGACGCGCACAGCACGGTGCAGTGGGTGCTGCGCAATGCCCGGCGCCTGAAGCTGGACAAGACCCGCTTTGCGCTGGTGGGCGAGGAGGCCGGGGGCAACCTGGCGATCGCGCTGGCGCAGATGCTGCGCGACCGCGGCACCGCGCAACCGCGCGGGCAATGGCTGATCCGCCCGGTGACGGACCCGTGCCTGCAGCATGCCTCTTGCGCGGGGTTCGACGGCGGGCAGGTGCCGATGGACACCCTGCGGCGCTTGGCCGACAACTATCGCGACTACCTGCCGACGCCGGCGGATACGGTGCATCCGTATGCCGCCCCGGCGCTGGCCTCGCGCCTGGCCGGGCTGCCGCCCACGCTGGTCCAGGTGGCTGAATACGACGCGCTGCGTGCCGAGGGCGAAGCCTTCGCCGGGCGCCTGGCCAAGGCCGGTGTGCCGGCCCAGGCCATGATCATGCCCGGCGCCTGCGGCGACGGCGTGGAAGAGGCCCATGACAGCTGTCAGGCATGGGTCGACGAAGGTGCGCGGTTCCTGCGGCGATGTCTGGCCGCGGCCGACGATACCTCATCCCTGACTGAACGCCGCGCTGACGCCAACGCCAGCCGGCCTGGAGCCAAGCCCGCCGGCTGA